The Metamycoplasma subdolum DNA window ATAGTAGTTTTTGCTTCTTCAAGAGCTTTCAATTTCTTTTGTTTTGTTCTTCAAATTTGAATAGCAATAAATTGAAAACCATAAACAATTGAAGAAATAACTTGTCAAATAATTGGCGGAATAACACTTATCGCGTCAGGTCTTCCGCTTGCAATAATTAATGAAAATTGAGTTGTTCATCAAGCGTTATTTATTAAGAAGACTAATGGCATGTATGGGCTTACTCCCTCAAAACTTTTTCTCTTTAATGCAATAATAGTTTGAGGTAAAAATGCTAATGTTGAAAGTGCTGGTGCTATTGCTCCAATCACTGTGCTTGCTTCTTTTGAAATATCAAATCTTTTGTCGCCTGTTGCAAGTTTGTAAATATAGATTCCTGAAACTATTGCACATAGGGACATGATTATAGCTATTCCTGTTCACACCAAAGCCATTGTATTTTTCTTTTTGTCAGGGTAGTATTTATATAAGTAATAAATAGTAGCAGTATAGATTAGAATACACAATAAGTTTGAACCAAAGACTTGTCATAGTCCATTAGGGTCAAATGCCCCAAAAACAACTCAAATTAAAATACCAATATAAAATATTCAAAATGATAAGAAATTCACTTTAGGTGTATGTTTGGTTTTAATTTGATGAACCAATTGTGGAATTCCCAATCCAACTGTCGTTAGAGCACCAAGTACTCCAAAAATTTGAATTGCAGTTTCCATAGCATTTAAATTATAGACTAATTATTTTTAAATAAAATAAGTTTTTAAAAAGTTAATTTTTCAATTGTTTAACAAATTAATATATCTTTTTTGTAAAAAAGAAAAGCAACTTTTATTATGAGTTGCTTTTAATCTTTTATAAATTTGATTTTAAAAAGAAGGGAAATAAAAACACACCATTTAAGGTGCATATGGTGGCTCCGGCAGGAATCGAACCAGCGACACACGGAGCTTCAGTCCGTTGCTCTACCAACTGAGCTACAGAGCCAATGGCGGTCCAGACGGGAATTGAACCCGCGATCTCTTCCGTGACAGGGAAGCGTATTAAACCACTTTACCACTGGACCAATGGTTGCGGAGATTGGATTTGAACCAATGACCTTCGGGTTATGAGCCCGACGAGCTGCCAACTGCTCTACTCCGCTATCTGGCGGGCAATGAGGGATTTGAACCCCCGCGGGCCGTGAAGCCCCTGGCAGTTTTCAAGACTGCTCCCTTCAGCCGCTTGGGTAATTGCCCATGGTGGACCCAACAGGACTCGAACCTGTAACCGACCGGTTATGAGCCGGTTGCTCTAACCATTGAGCTATGGGTCCACTTAATAGGTAGCCCTGTTGAGCTGAATCACATTTGGTAGCACCGAAGAGGGTCGAACTCTTGACCTTCCGGGTATGAACCGGACGCTCTAACCAACTGAGCTACAGTGCCATGGTGGAGAGGAAGGGACTCGAACCCTCTACCTCCTGCGTGCAAGGCAGGCGCTCTGGCCAGGTGAGCTACCCCCCCATAAATGGTGAAGAAGACAGGATTCGAACCTGCGACCACTTGGTCCCAAACCAAGCGCTCTACCAAGCTGAGCTACTTCTCCACTGCTAACATTGCAATTATTGCCTTATTATTATAATTGAAAACTAAAAAAACTAAATCAAAAAAGAATTTTTTTAAGTTAAAAGTTTTCTTCATCTCAAGTAAATTCAAAATCTCTAATTTTTATAGTGTCTCCGTTTTTAACGCCGGTTTGTTTAATAAGTTCAAATACACCCAAATCTCTTAGCTTCGCGTTCAATCTTCAAAGATTATCACGTGAAACTAAAGGTATTTTGTCATAGATTTTATAAACATTTTCACCAGAAATTTCTCAAGTATTTGCATTAAGTTTATTGATTTTAATCGGGTCTTGACTAAATTTAATTACTACAACTTCGTCTTTTGCTTTTTCGGTATTTATATCTTTTACTTTTTGTAAAATTTTTCAAATTTCACCTTTA harbors:
- a CDS encoding PQ-loop domain-containing transporter; protein product: METAIQIFGVLGALTTVGLGIPQLVHQIKTKHTPKVNFLSFWIFYIGILIWVVFGAFDPNGLWQVFGSNLLCILIYTATIYYLYKYYPDKKKNTMALVWTGIAIIMSLCAIVSGIYIYKLATGDKRFDISKEASTVIGAIAPALSTLAFLPQTIIALKRKSFEGVSPYMPLVFLINNAWWTTQFSLIIASGRPDAISVIPPIIWQVISSIVYGFQFIAIQIWRTKQKKLKALEEAKTTILPVEIKEEVLPASPSMIKATFIEDSKIENSVIQNKE